The following nucleotide sequence is from Bacteroidota bacterium.
TTGGTGGCAAAGAATATACTCGCATTAAGCAGGGCAATATCAAAATTCTTAGGGTCGATTGTTTTTTGAAAGGCAGGATGATTTCTGTAAGTATTATAGTCTGTTTCGGCATAAATAGACTGGGCTGTTAGAGTTTTAAATCCCAGGAATAAAATCAATAGAAGTGTAAATACTTTCATTTTAAAAGGAATTAGAAACTACATTTTTAACGCATAAAATGGTGATAACCGACGCCAGGGCTATCTTCATAAAGGTTCCGGCAATAAACCCCACAAAGGAGCCAAAAGCTGCCCTAATGGCTGTTTTATTTGTTTGTCCGGCAATGAGCTCACCCAGCCAAGCTCCAAAAAATGGGCCAGCCAAGATGGTAATAATTCCAAACGGACCTATGGCAGGTAAAAAGAACATTCCTGCAATTAAACCTAAAATGCTTCCCCAGGCCCCCAAGCGACTGCCACCGAATTTTTTGGTGCCCCAGATAGGGACTATGTAATCGAGTATCTGTATAACTATTGTAAGGAAAGCCAATACCAGAATAACCCAGATTTCGAATTGGGCAAAGCGCGAAGAATGCAAGAGAAGCATGCCTGCCAAGCTTAAAGGCAGACCAGGCAATACCGGTAAAAAACACCCCATGAAGCCAGCGATTATTAGAATTGTCGCAAGAAATAGCAATATAATATCCATTCTTAACCCTTAAGGAATTAGGGCAATTTATAAAATTTTGTTTCAATGAATGAAAAACTTATAAGCGTGCTTGCTTTTTCGTGCTAAAACAAAAAAGTCTCTGGTAGCATAACCAGAGACTTTTTTATATATCTAAAGAACTATTAACCTAATGTGCCATTAATAAGTATAGTTACCAACAATGCAAGAATGGCATACAATTCAGGAAAAGCAGCCATAATTAAGGTATTACCAAAAACATTATGACCCGATCCGATGGCTGCAATGCCATTGGCACAAACCTGACCTTGTCTGATAGCAGATAATAAACCAGCCAAACCCAAAGCAATTCCGGCTCCAAAAATTGCTGCAGCATGCCACCAGCTCATTTCAGCAACCAACCGACCTTGTAAAACGAAAAAGCCAACAAAGCCATAAATACCTTGTGTACCAGGCATGGCCGATAGGGCAAGAAAATTACCAAAGGCTTCGGGAGTTTTCTTTAAAGCTCCGATAGTGGCATTACCGGCAATTGTACATCCATATGCGCTGCCAACGCCTGCTAAGCCTACCATCAATCCAATTCCGATATAGGCCAAAATAATAGGTTCCATAATTTTTATTTTTAGTGTTTATTAATTTAAATTCTTATTTAATGAAAGGTTTATATTTTAATCCGCCACCGGAAAAACCGGAGTTTTTATAAAATTCTACAAATGTTAAACGCATTGGGTGAACAAACGAACCTAATGCCGAAAGGCCAAGGTTTAGAGTATGCCCAAATAGAAGTATCAATATCATAATTATGTGGCTTACTACTGGAATATCTCCGCTTAATCCAACTGCTATTTGATTAAACACCAAACCTAAAACGGCACTTGAAATACCCAGGGCAAACAAACGAATGTAGGAAAGTAAGTCGCCCAATAAACCAGAAAGCATACCATAACTATCCCATAAGCCTAACCCGAAGTTGAGAAAGATATTTTTACCCGGACTATTCAGAAATAAGATGGGTACTCCACCAATCACGCCAATTATCAGATATAAATTCTTGGAACTCTCTTTTGCGATGTAACCAAAATCAGACAGAAAATATACAGCAGCGCATCCTGCAATTACTACAATCCATCCAAGAGTAGCTAAGCTGGCTCTAAATCCTTCGAAAAGAATTATTCTTACTGCTTTTATACAAATACCAAATATGATTTGAATGCCTCCAATTATGAGCGCAAGTGTCATTAATTCATTGCTATCCAACATCATAAACCGAAGCGATGGGAAAAAGAGAAAATTGGTTTCAAGCAGGTTTATTCCAAAGAATGTACCGCTCACTAAGCCCATAAGAATGGTTGATATTCCCAAAAACTGTCCTAAAGTAAGTATAGGTCGGATTTTGGGTTTTACCTTTGGCTTGTAATAAAATGCGGCTAGAAGTATAAGCAGTCCATAACCAATATCGCCAAGACAAAAACCGAAAAACAACATGAAAAACGGAGCAAAGAATGGCGTTAAATCAAGTTCGTTATACTGGGGTAGAGAGTATAATTCTCCAATGGGTTCAAACAATCGGCTAAACCAGTTATTTTTTAATTTAATCGGTATCGAATCTTCCTTTGAAGGTTCATACATATTGTAATAAACCGATTTCTTTTCGAGGTAGGCGACCAGGACTTCTGCTTTATCATTAGGAACCCAACCTTCGAGAATCATCAATTTATCATCGGCTTCTTTTTGAGTGTTCAAAACAACTTTGTCGAAAGTGACTTCGCCTGTAAATTTGTTTTTTGTTTTTATAAGCGCTTCGATGGCAGTTGCGGCATAGTTATCAAAAAGTGTCTCTGTATTTTCGAGCTTGGTGTTTGTTTCATTGATCTGCTCTAAAACATCACTTAATTTTCGTCGCGGCAGTGTTATTTCCTCTGCATCGATCTCGGTTTTTTCATTGATTTTTTCAAAAAGCACAAAATAGATTTGTCCTTTTATTTCGTTAATGGCTTCAACATAAAAACTATTTTGCCAAGCATCAGAAAACTTCCGGGCAGAACAACTTAAGAATCGGGCTTTAATTCCAGCTTTTTGAAGGTTGTCAATGGTCGACCATGAAAAATCGCCCCATGGCTCGAGCAAAGATTGTTCCTTTTTGAGTGTTGTAAGCTGCTGCAGGTATTGATCTTTTTGAATTTGAAGTTCTTTAATTTCCTTGAAAATTTTTAAACCATCCAACTCTTTTAGTTCCTTGGCTGGTTCAATTTGTCGTTTTTGTAGAAATGATACAAGCTGATTGTATTGCTGTATTTGTGAGAATTTTTCTCTTAAAGCTACATCTTCAATCTCTCCCGTTTTTTTTTCAATCACATGCAATACGCCTAGTTCCTGAAGTTCGCTTAGGAAATCCAAGTAATCCTTGTGATAAACCAGGAAAGCATATTTTTTCATTGGCACAATCATGCTTCAGCCTCCTCTTGTTGACGGGTTTTTACAATTTTCTGAGACGATTTGGAGAGGTTATCCTCGTCTTCCATAAAGCGCTTTATTTTTCGAATGGCATCCTGGTATCCCGGTATCTGAACTTTCTCGAAAAGATTCACTTTCTGGGTGGTTTTTTTTCGTGCATGATCCAGTAGCTGCATCTTACGCAGAAACACCTCCTGTTCAATGGATATCTTCACCATGTTCTTCACAATGGCTATACCATCGAGGTACCATTTGGGGGCATTGAATACGCTGAAAACAGCCTGCTCAAATTCAATTTTATTCAAAACAGGAGTTTTTACGCCGGCAATCTTTTTCACATCGAGTTTAACATCCACTACTTTAAGCAAGGTGTTGTCGAATTCGCCCCAAAGCGCCACCATGTTGCTGTAAGATTCGATGGCAGCATTCAATTCATCTTCAAGACGTTTGCTTTCATCTTTTGCCCTTTTCACTTCGATGCGCAATGCCGACTCTTTGTTCTTTATGGTTGGCAAGGCTCTTACACGCACCTTAAGCTGTTTCTCGAGGCCCTGTAACGAAGTTTTGTTATATTGAAATGATATTGCCATCTATTCTTTTTGTAAGTTCAAAGTTTAAAGTTCAAGGTTTAAACTTTAAACTATTTAGGCCAATATTGATCTACCAATTCTTGTTTAATACCTACTTCCTCTGGTTTAAAGTGTTTGCTGAATAAACTCCATCCTGTATCGAGCATCTCGTTTACTTCGATGTTTACATCAATGGCCAGCAGTTTATTGGAATAATCTTTGGCAAACTGAAGGCTCCTTTGGTCGTAATCAGTAAGGTCGAAACCGTTTTCGAGTTTGGTTTTGGCATTCGCTGCATCGGCAAAAAGGCGCACCGCAGCGTTCATCACTTGAGGGTGGTCGGCCCGGGTTTTTTTACCTATAACCAGCTGCTTTAAACGCGAGAGGGACCGGAAAGGGTCAACAATTACTTTTCCAATATCCGAATCGCGGCGTAAAAAGAGCTGTCCTTCGGTAATGTATCCGGTGTTATCCGGAATAGCATGGGTAATATCTCCACCAGAAAGGGTTGTTACGGCGATGATAGTTATTGAACCTCCTTCGGGAAATTGAACGGCTTTTTCATATATTTTTGCCAGATCGGAATATAGCGATCCGGGCATAGAATCTTTCGATGGAATCTGGTCCATACGATTCGAAACAATACTCAAGGCATCAGCATAAAGAGTCATGTCGGTGAGCAATACCAATACCGATTCGTTTTTCTTCACGGCAAAATATTCTGCTGCTGTAAGGGCCATATCAGGCACCAACAAGCGCTCCACAGGTGGATTATCGGTTGTATTTACAAAGCTTATAATGCGGTCGAGGGCACCTGCATTGTCGAAAACATTTTTATAATAGAGGTAATCGTCGTTGGTAAGCCCCATTCCTCCAAGAATAATTTTATCGGCTTTTGCACGCAAAGCTACACTTGCCATCACCTGGTTGTAAGGCTGATCGGGGTCGGCAAAGAAAGGAATTTTTTGTCCGGAAACCAGGGTATTGTTTAAGTCGATACCAGCAATACCGGTTGCAATGAGCTCAGAGGGTTGTTTGCGCCTTA
It contains:
- a CDS encoding DUF456 domain-containing protein, with the protein product MDIILLFLATILIIAGFMGCFLPVLPGLPLSLAGMLLLHSSRFAQFEIWVILVLAFLTIVIQILDYIVPIWGTKKFGGSRLGAWGSILGLIAGMFFLPAIGPFGIITILAGPFFGAWLGELIAGQTNKTAIRAAFGSFVGFIAGTFMKIALASVITILCVKNVVSNSF
- a CDS encoding V-type ATP synthase subunit K; translated protein: MEPIILAYIGIGLMVGLAGVGSAYGCTIAGNATIGALKKTPEAFGNFLALSAMPGTQGIYGFVGFFVLQGRLVAEMSWWHAAAIFGAGIALGLAGLLSAIRQGQVCANGIAAIGSGHNVFGNTLIMAAFPELYAILALLVTILINGTLG
- a CDS encoding V-type ATP synthase subunit D: MAISFQYNKTSLQGLEKQLKVRVRALPTIKNKESALRIEVKRAKDESKRLEDELNAAIESYSNMVALWGEFDNTLLKVVDVKLDVKKIAGVKTPVLNKIEFEQAVFSVFNAPKWYLDGIAIVKNMVKISIEQEVFLRKMQLLDHARKKTTQKVNLFEKVQIPGYQDAIRKIKRFMEDEDNLSKSSQKIVKTRQQEEAEA
- a CDS encoding V-type ATP synthase subunit B; the protein is MENKAFQKIYTKISQITKATCSLKATGIGNEELAIVHGKLAQVVKLVGDNVTLQIFGGTEGIPTNAEVTFLGKAPSLKVSDDLAGRFFNAFGDPIDGGPALEGVEVEIGGPSVNPVRRKQPSELIATGIAGIDLNNTLVSGQKIPFFADPDQPYNQVMASVALRAKADKIILGGMGLTNDDYLYYKNVFDNAGALDRIISFVNTTDNPPVERLLVPDMALTAAEYFAVKKNESVLVLLTDMTLYADALSIVSNRMDQIPSKDSMPGSLYSDLAKIYEKAVQFPEGGSITIIAVTTLSGGDITHAIPDNTGYITEGQLFLRRDSDIGKVIVDPFRSLSRLKQLVIGKKTRADHPQVMNAAVRLFADAANAKTKLENGFDLTDYDQRSLQFAKDYSNKLLAIDVNIEVNEMLDTGWSLFSKHFKPEEVGIKQELVDQYWPK